In one window of Halorubrum sp. BV1 DNA:
- the proB gene encoding glutamate 5-kinase has product MTSETAVAAVDPADVERARKAAASADRVVVKAGTNSLTDEDSKLDRVKLDKLVADVMDLRREGKEVVLVSSGAVGAGIGHLEQTHLDRDTDEIEESQALSTVGQSLLMRHYTQSFDRYDQTVAQILVTGKDLDSPERLRNVRNTVETLLEWGVVPVINENDAVATDELRIGDNDMLSASVALALDVDLLVTLTDVAGVYTGNPKRDADASVIEAVGSNYDDVRAIIGDSTTTDFGGIQTKVEGARDVAESGRPAIIAGSAEPDVLARIAAGKSAGTLFVPSTGETNE; this is encoded by the coding sequence ATGACGAGTGAGACGGCGGTGGCGGCGGTCGATCCCGCCGACGTCGAGCGCGCCCGTAAGGCGGCGGCGTCGGCCGACCGCGTCGTGGTGAAGGCGGGGACCAACTCTCTGACCGACGAGGATTCGAAGCTCGACCGGGTCAAGCTCGACAAGCTGGTCGCCGACGTGATGGACTTGCGGCGCGAGGGAAAGGAGGTCGTCCTCGTCTCCTCGGGCGCGGTTGGGGCCGGTATCGGCCACCTCGAACAGACGCATCTCGACCGCGACACCGACGAGATAGAGGAGAGTCAGGCGCTCTCGACGGTCGGACAGAGCCTGCTGATGCGTCACTACACGCAGAGCTTCGACCGGTACGACCAGACGGTCGCACAGATTCTGGTGACGGGCAAGGACCTCGACAGCCCCGAGCGGCTACGAAACGTCCGGAACACGGTCGAGACGCTGCTGGAGTGGGGCGTCGTTCCCGTGATAAACGAGAACGACGCGGTGGCGACGGACGAGCTGCGAATCGGCGACAACGACATGCTGTCGGCGTCGGTCGCACTCGCGCTCGACGTCGACTTACTCGTCACGCTGACCGACGTGGCCGGCGTGTACACCGGGAACCCGAAGCGCGACGCCGACGCGTCAGTGATCGAGGCCGTGGGGTCGAACTACGACGACGTGCGAGCCATCATCGGCGACAGCACGACCACCGACTTCGGCGGAATTCAGACGAAAGTGGAGGGCGCGCGGGACGTCGCAGAGAGCGGTCGGCCGGCGATCATCGCCGGGTCGGCCGAGCCGGACGTCTTGGCGCGGATCGCAGCCGGTAAATCCGCGGGCACGCTATTCGTCCCATCCACTGGTGAGACAAATGAGTGA
- a CDS encoding sulfite exporter TauE/SafE family protein, which produces MLSSLIGTIGGSPETIALFVGFGLVVGLLFGFFGMGGSFLVTPALLMLGYPASVAVGSGMAFVFGTAVIATLKHHDLGQVDYKLGAIMIAGTTLGIEVGRASVFYLESLGLAGGVISVVYVFLLGGIGLMVTRDALSGDSGGGIDHDAGDEKDLSEYEIPEIATRIQETVRIPPMVTLRGDIRVSLWVITAVAFSTGVLSGFLGVGGGFIRMPAMIYAIGVPTPVAVGTDLFEIVFSGGIGSYLYGQSGGVELSIVAPLLFGSALGARIGSAATAVVNADDIKVYFGGMLLAGSIAVGIGEVGSYLGNELLETVGLFLVIGAAVAVAGAIVFSTLRTLRSTRGRATATTD; this is translated from the coding sequence ATGCTCAGTAGCCTGATCGGGACGATCGGCGGCTCGCCCGAGACTATCGCGCTCTTCGTCGGATTCGGGCTCGTCGTCGGTCTCCTCTTCGGGTTCTTCGGGATGGGCGGGTCGTTCCTCGTGACGCCCGCGCTGTTGATGTTGGGCTATCCGGCCTCCGTCGCGGTCGGGAGCGGGATGGCGTTCGTGTTCGGGACGGCAGTCATCGCGACGCTCAAACACCACGACCTCGGGCAGGTCGACTACAAACTCGGCGCGATCATGATCGCCGGGACGACGCTCGGCATCGAAGTCGGACGCGCGAGCGTGTTCTACCTCGAATCGCTCGGACTCGCCGGCGGCGTGATAAGCGTGGTCTACGTGTTCTTACTCGGCGGTATCGGGCTCATGGTCACCCGAGACGCCCTGTCGGGCGACAGCGGCGGCGGTATCGATCACGACGCGGGCGATGAGAAGGATCTGAGCGAGTACGAGATCCCCGAGATCGCGACGCGGATCCAAGAGACGGTCAGGATCCCGCCGATGGTCACGCTTCGCGGGGACATCCGCGTCTCCCTGTGGGTTATCACGGCTGTCGCCTTCTCGACCGGCGTCTTGTCCGGGTTCCTCGGCGTCGGCGGCGGCTTCATCCGGATGCCGGCGATGATCTACGCGATCGGCGTTCCGACTCCCGTCGCCGTCGGGACCGACCTCTTCGAGATCGTGTTCTCCGGCGGTATCGGCAGCTACCTCTACGGCCAGAGCGGCGGCGTAGAGCTGAGCATCGTCGCGCCGCTCCTGTTCGGGAGCGCGCTCGGCGCGCGCATCGGCTCCGCCGCGACCGCCGTCGTCAACGCCGACGACATCAAGGTGTACTTCGGCGGGATGCTGCTCGCCGGCTCCATCGCCGTCGGTATCGGCGAAGTGGGGTCGTACCTCGGCAACGAACTGTTGGAGACGGTCGGCCTGTTCCTCGTCATCGGAGCCGCGGTCGCCGTGGCCGGCGCGATCGTCTTCAGCACGCTCCGGACGCTGCGGTCGACCCGCGGCCGCGCGACCGCGACGACCGACTGA
- a CDS encoding glutamate-5-semialdehyde dehydrogenase, with protein sequence MSDTTAVERDTDELVRDSQRAALRLANVDEATRNEALRSIADALREEEAAILDANARDVSAAEDLLAQGEYTQALVDRLKLDAAKVEDIAGMVESVAEQDDPLGRTLAARELDEGLDLYRVSVPLGVVATVFESRPDALVQIAALALKSGNAVILKGGSEASESNRVLHRVIEEATAGIADIPDGWAGLVEAHEEVDRLLELDDQIDLVMPRGSSEFVSYIQDTTQIPVLGHTEGICHVYVDEAANLEMAEDVAFDAKVQYPAVCNAVETLLVNESVAAEFLPGLVERYEDAGVELRGDDTVREIVDVGAATADDWDTEYGDLELSIAVVDDVYEAIDHVNAHGSKHTESIVTADDAAAEAFMTGIDAASVFHNASTRFADGYRYGLGAEVGISTGKVHARGPVGLEGLTTYKYYLEGDGHLVASYSGEDALPYTHRELDAEWTPGEN encoded by the coding sequence ATGAGTGACACGACAGCGGTCGAGCGCGACACCGACGAACTGGTTCGAGACTCCCAGCGCGCCGCGTTGCGTCTCGCGAACGTCGACGAGGCGACGCGGAACGAGGCGCTCCGGTCGATCGCCGACGCGCTCCGCGAGGAGGAGGCGGCGATCCTCGACGCCAACGCCCGCGACGTGTCCGCCGCCGAGGATCTCCTGGCGCAAGGGGAGTACACGCAGGCGCTCGTCGACCGGCTGAAGCTCGACGCGGCGAAGGTCGAGGATATCGCGGGGATGGTCGAGTCGGTCGCCGAACAGGACGACCCGCTCGGGCGAACGCTCGCGGCCCGCGAGCTCGACGAGGGACTCGACCTGTATCGGGTGTCGGTCCCGCTCGGCGTCGTGGCCACGGTGTTCGAGTCGCGGCCGGACGCGCTGGTCCAGATCGCGGCGCTGGCGCTGAAATCCGGCAACGCGGTCATCCTCAAGGGCGGGAGCGAGGCGAGCGAGTCGAACCGCGTCCTCCACCGGGTGATAGAGGAGGCGACCGCGGGGATAGCCGACATCCCCGACGGCTGGGCCGGACTCGTCGAGGCACACGAGGAGGTCGATCGCCTCCTCGAACTCGACGACCAGATCGACCTCGTGATGCCGCGGGGCTCCTCCGAGTTCGTCTCGTACATCCAAGACACCACGCAGATCCCGGTGCTCGGTCACACGGAGGGTATCTGTCACGTCTACGTCGACGAGGCGGCGAATCTGGAGATGGCAGAAGACGTCGCCTTCGACGCGAAGGTCCAGTACCCGGCGGTGTGTAACGCGGTCGAGACGCTCCTCGTGAACGAGTCGGTCGCGGCCGAGTTCCTCCCCGGCCTCGTCGAGCGGTACGAGGACGCGGGCGTCGAACTCCGCGGCGACGACACGGTTCGGGAGATAGTCGACGTCGGGGCGGCGACCGCAGACGACTGGGACACCGAGTACGGCGACCTCGAACTGTCGATCGCCGTCGTCGACGACGTGTACGAGGCGATAGACCACGTCAACGCGCACGGCTCGAAACACACGGAGTCGATAGTCACCGCGGACGACGCGGCCGCCGAGGCGTTCATGACCGGGATCGACGCCGCGAGCGTGTTCCACAACGCCTCGACGCGGTTCGCCGACGGCTACCGGTACGGGCTCGGCGCGGAGGTCGGCATCTCGACCGGGAAGGTCCACGCGCGCGGTCCGGTCGGGCTGGAGGGACTGACGACGTACAAGTACTACCTCGAAGGCGACGGTCACCTCGTGGCGAGCTACAGCGGCGAGGACGCGCTTCCGTACACGCACCGCGAACTCGACGCGGAGTGGACGCCGGGCGAGAACTAG
- a CDS encoding glycoside hydrolase family 15 protein, which yields MRLRTALTEHERRRDERYPAERPTTAGAFTGDDGRLVHVGPDGTVHDCSYSLSGVGGADRLRMGITAGRGVRWFDELTTTRQHYDGDTPLVETEYDAGRYTIHQFDLVVSDTHLTHVELRGAPPAGAELVAACAFAPDMVEGRVGNLVHESAGPEDGSVVEVYHRTEHDFFTASTGLSAAHGQRLRTIPELLGESGDGFPHRGEIDQREDSRLTPDVVMRAPFERDGRTERVTLASRAVVDRRDARDTGEDAKDALSDGPDRQRRIDETARIATAYPDAGDLREAAAGRGPTVPDDVPRRDVVAGDLRTLDLLAAESGARIAAPEFDPFYSTSGGYGYTWFRDEAEVSMALLDASEEIGLDADEDLLATAAFFCRTQDADGSWPHRVWADSGKVAPGWANARIEGANGTAGPNDQLDQPASVVAFLARLRRTADLPEEWRDRIDATVADAVAFLRETTEADGLPRRCQNCWENALGRFTHTGATYLRAFAAVARAPVDDETRVAAAAAADDALAGLDERFDADTGRFPQRASDDGRDGRADASTFALASAATEYAALRDERAEVDGAPTDGSDAAVATADFERFLDRVQTHVGNTIDALHRETADVDGLVRFTGDDWRTAEQGAAKVWSLATLWGVTAAAEIGGLVADRGGDAGPLFSDARELYSLCESDGPFVNDAGLFAEQAFDDGALDSATPLAWSHALRIDATVTLAAHGALPVPHDRPTGPDEAPHWTTGRKFGVGTPADHDADRPVPVWYTLTEGALTEARFPRIDVMNVRTFDFLVADPETGYTIRTFDETSHVTATETVERTTEPTVGDALAYTQTIRETGDGHGHRWTLTVEYAVDTEGNAILADVEFEGSREYDVYALVDTTITNVGTNDRGDRVRDEEGYHLLARNDDAADRDPGKLVDDDGESFEVALALASEDRFDWASALAAGGHEADALFGEGTRGEGIAEAVGNVVLAGLVGSGTDVSDTVALGFAEEADTAAALDEAEGAISRGFETVSDAYVETWRDWLADRSFPASVAGDVDVETQYRFALMTLAAVEDKRHDGAGIASPSVPWGETEYAAEDRGYGYNFVWSRDLYQVFTALVEVGEVDRGADALAYLYNTQQDDDGFLPQNTYIDGRTRWGGEQMDNIAFPSVMAWQLHEHGVEFADADYTYDHVRRSLGYIAVNGPETAQERWEEEAGFSPSSIAAEIAGLVCGAALALAEADRRDAHGRVADAGDLLDPDALRADALAWLALADDWTDRVEEWCATATGTERHAETPYYVRITADGDPEAGRPRTIANDGPTYDEREIVDGGFLELVRLGIKPADDDTVRNSVSVADDSIRVDTPHGPAWYRYVGDAYGEIATGDPGAPWAGTGDGRGRLWPIFTGERGEYELRARADGPDGFGGTDEDALEPDALLETMAGFGNSGRMLPEQVWDREHPTDYGWEFGEGTGGATPLAWSMAGFIRLAHGVDAGEPVETPSVVRDRYVERDRPERPSLDATAEFVADDLVIAGETTGDVVAVHTPTGSALATPQDGSFEVLLDADIDAHGITVAAASTEAAADLDIADADSDHPLAGLRDVGTAVERIRL from the coding sequence ATGCGACTGCGAACCGCTCTCACAGAGCACGAACGTCGACGCGACGAGCGCTACCCGGCGGAGCGTCCCACGACCGCCGGCGCGTTCACGGGCGACGACGGACGGCTGGTCCACGTCGGACCCGACGGCACCGTCCACGACTGTTCGTACTCCCTGTCGGGAGTCGGCGGAGCCGACCGGCTCCGCATGGGGATCACGGCCGGGCGCGGCGTGCGCTGGTTCGACGAACTCACGACGACCCGTCAACACTACGACGGCGACACGCCGCTCGTCGAGACCGAGTACGACGCCGGGCGGTACACGATCCACCAGTTCGACCTCGTGGTCAGCGACACGCACCTCACGCACGTCGAACTCCGCGGCGCGCCGCCCGCCGGGGCGGAACTCGTCGCCGCCTGCGCGTTCGCGCCGGACATGGTCGAAGGCCGCGTCGGCAACCTCGTCCACGAGTCGGCCGGTCCCGAAGACGGGAGCGTCGTCGAGGTGTACCACCGCACCGAACACGACTTTTTCACCGCCTCGACCGGGCTCTCTGCGGCGCACGGCCAGCGCCTCCGCACGATCCCCGAACTGCTCGGCGAGAGCGGCGATGGGTTCCCCCACCGCGGCGAGATCGACCAGCGCGAGGACTCCCGGCTCACCCCCGACGTCGTCATGCGCGCGCCGTTCGAGCGCGACGGACGCACAGAGCGCGTCACGCTCGCCAGCCGCGCCGTGGTGGACCGGCGAGACGCACGCGACACGGGCGAAGACGCGAAGGACGCGCTCTCGGACGGTCCCGACCGCCAGCGCCGCATCGACGAGACAGCACGCATCGCGACCGCCTATCCGGACGCCGGTGACCTCCGCGAGGCCGCCGCGGGACGCGGGCCGACCGTCCCCGACGACGTGCCGCGACGGGACGTCGTCGCGGGCGACCTCCGCACGCTCGACCTCCTCGCGGCGGAGTCGGGCGCGCGGATCGCCGCCCCGGAGTTCGATCCTTTCTACTCGACGTCCGGCGGTTACGGCTACACCTGGTTCCGTGACGAGGCGGAGGTGTCGATGGCGCTTCTGGACGCCAGCGAGGAGATCGGCCTCGACGCCGACGAGGACCTGCTCGCGACCGCCGCCTTCTTCTGTCGCACGCAGGACGCCGACGGCTCGTGGCCACACCGGGTGTGGGCGGACTCGGGGAAGGTCGCTCCGGGCTGGGCGAACGCGCGGATCGAGGGTGCGAACGGGACCGCGGGTCCGAACGACCAGCTCGACCAGCCCGCCTCCGTCGTCGCGTTCCTCGCCCGGCTCCGTCGGACGGCCGACCTCCCCGAGGAGTGGCGCGACCGGATAGACGCCACCGTCGCCGACGCGGTCGCGTTCCTCCGCGAGACCACCGAAGCGGACGGACTTCCGCGACGCTGTCAGAACTGCTGGGAGAACGCGCTCGGTCGGTTCACCCACACCGGTGCGACGTACCTCCGGGCGTTCGCCGCGGTCGCGCGCGCGCCGGTGGACGACGAGACGCGCGTCGCCGCGGCGGCCGCGGCCGACGACGCGCTCGCCGGGCTCGACGAGCGGTTCGACGCCGACACCGGACGCTTCCCGCAGCGCGCGAGCGACGACGGCCGCGACGGCCGCGCGGACGCGAGCACGTTTGCGCTCGCGAGCGCGGCGACCGAGTACGCGGCCCTGCGGGACGAGCGCGCGGAGGTCGACGGCGCGCCCACCGACGGGTCGGACGCGGCGGTCGCGACGGCCGACTTCGAGCGGTTCCTCGACCGCGTGCAGACGCACGTCGGGAACACGATCGACGCGCTCCACCGGGAGACCGCGGACGTCGATGGACTCGTCAGGTTCACGGGGGACGACTGGCGGACGGCAGAGCAGGGCGCGGCGAAGGTGTGGTCGCTCGCGACGCTGTGGGGAGTGACGGCGGCGGCCGAGATCGGCGGTCTCGTCGCCGACCGCGGTGGCGACGCCGGACCGCTTTTTTCGGACGCGAGGGAGCTGTACTCGCTCTGTGAGTCGGACGGACCGTTCGTCAACGACGCGGGGCTGTTCGCCGAACAGGCCTTCGACGACGGCGCTCTCGACAGCGCGACTCCGCTCGCGTGGTCGCACGCGCTCCGGATCGACGCGACGGTAACGCTCGCCGCACATGGCGCGCTCCCGGTACCGCACGACCGTCCGACGGGACCGGACGAGGCTCCGCACTGGACGACGGGGCGGAAGTTCGGCGTCGGAACGCCGGCCGACCACGACGCCGACCGGCCGGTTCCGGTCTGGTACACGCTGACCGAGGGGGCGCTCACCGAGGCGCGGTTCCCGCGGATCGACGTGATGAACGTGCGGACGTTCGATTTCCTCGTCGCTGACCCGGAGACGGGGTACACGATACGGACCTTCGACGAGACGAGCCATGTGACGGCGACCGAGACGGTCGAGCGAACGACCGAACCGACCGTCGGCGACGCGCTCGCGTACACGCAGACGATCCGCGAGACCGGAGACGGCCACGGCCACCGATGGACGCTGACCGTCGAGTACGCGGTCGACACGGAAGGAAACGCCATCCTCGCCGACGTGGAGTTCGAGGGGAGCCGCGAGTACGACGTGTACGCCCTCGTCGACACGACTATCACGAACGTCGGGACCAACGACCGCGGCGACCGGGTTCGCGACGAGGAGGGGTACCACCTGCTCGCGCGCAACGATGACGCGGCCGACCGCGACCCGGGGAAGCTCGTCGACGACGACGGGGAGTCGTTCGAGGTGGCGCTCGCGCTCGCCAGCGAGGACCGCTTCGACTGGGCCAGCGCGCTCGCGGCCGGCGGCCACGAGGCCGACGCGCTGTTCGGCGAGGGAACGCGCGGCGAGGGGATCGCGGAGGCGGTCGGCAACGTCGTGTTGGCCGGGCTGGTCGGCAGCGGCACGGACGTCTCCGACACGGTCGCGCTCGGATTCGCCGAGGAGGCCGACACCGCGGCCGCGCTTGACGAGGCGGAGGGTGCCATCTCCCGCGGGTTCGAGACGGTCAGCGACGCCTACGTGGAGACGTGGCGAGACTGGCTCGCCGACCGGTCGTTCCCCGCCTCCGTCGCCGGCGACGTCGACGTGGAGACGCAGTACCGGTTCGCGCTGATGACGCTGGCGGCCGTCGAGGACAAACGACACGACGGCGCGGGGATCGCGAGCCCGTCGGTACCGTGGGGCGAGACCGAGTACGCCGCCGAAGACCGCGGCTACGGCTACAACTTCGTCTGGTCACGCGACCTCTATCAGGTGTTCACGGCGCTCGTCGAGGTCGGCGAGGTCGACCGCGGGGCCGACGCGCTCGCGTACCTCTATAACACCCAGCAGGACGACGACGGGTTCCTCCCGCAGAACACCTACATCGACGGGCGCACCCGGTGGGGCGGCGAGCAGATGGACAACATCGCGTTCCCCTCCGTGATGGCGTGGCAGCTCCACGAACACGGCGTCGAGTTCGCCGACGCCGACTACACGTACGACCACGTCCGTCGGTCGCTCGGGTACATCGCGGTCAACGGCCCCGAGACGGCGCAGGAACGCTGGGAGGAGGAGGCGGGATTCTCTCCGTCCAGCATCGCCGCCGAGATAGCCGGCCTCGTCTGCGGGGCCGCGTTGGCGCTCGCGGAGGCCGACCGTCGGGACGCGCACGGACGGGTCGCGGACGCGGGCGACCTCCTCGATCCCGACGCGCTTCGCGCCGACGCGCTCGCGTGGCTCGCGCTCGCCGACGACTGGACCGACCGCGTCGAGGAGTGGTGCGCGACCGCGACGGGGACAGAGCGGCACGCGGAGACCCCGTACTACGTCAGGATCACGGCTGACGGCGACCCCGAGGCGGGGCGACCGCGAACGATCGCCAACGACGGACCGACGTACGACGAGCGGGAGATAGTCGACGGCGGCTTCCTCGAACTCGTCCGGCTCGGTATCAAGCCGGCGGACGACGACACCGTCCGAAACTCCGTATCCGTCGCCGACGACTCGATCCGGGTCGACACGCCGCACGGCCCCGCGTGGTACCGCTACGTCGGCGATGCGTACGGCGAGATAGCGACCGGCGACCCGGGCGCGCCGTGGGCCGGAACCGGCGACGGTCGCGGCCGCCTGTGGCCGATATTCACCGGCGAGCGCGGCGAGTACGAACTCCGCGCTCGCGCCGACGGACCGGACGGGTTCGGGGGCACGGACGAGGACGCACTCGAACCCGACGCGCTCTTGGAGACGATGGCCGGGTTCGGCAACTCCGGCCGAATGCTCCCCGAACAGGTGTGGGACCGCGAGCACCCGACCGACTACGGCTGGGAGTTCGGCGAGGGAACCGGGGGGGCCACCCCGCTGGCGTGGTCGATGGCCGGGTTCATCCGCCTCGCCCACGGTGTCGACGCCGGCGAGCCGGTCGAGACGCCGTCCGTGGTCCGCGACCGCTACGTCGAACGCGACCGGCCCGAACGCCCCTCGCTCGACGCAACGGCGGAGTTCGTCGCGGACGACCTCGTGATTGCCGGCGAGACGACCGGCGACGTGGTCGCCGTCCACACCCCGACCGGATCGGCGCTCGCGACCCCGCAGGACGGATCGTTCGAAGTCCTCCTCGACGCCGACATCGACGCGCACGGTATCACCGTCGCCGCCGCGTCGACCGAAGCGGCCGCCGACCTCGACATCGCTGACGCCGACAGCGACCATCCCCTCGCCGGGCTTCGCGACGTCGGCACCGCGGTCGAGCGGATCCGTCTGTAG
- a CDS encoding DNA mismatch repair protein — MRLEDYWGIGPKTSEQLADSLGTERAIEAIESADVRALVDAGLHRGRATRILRRANGEAGMNVLATSDTRSVYDDLLALAAGEALTAHAADRIRVLTPLSDRDAVETRLDDVTAARETWAGLDDGARERVVAAFDAYDEARGGDRAAVETAIALREEAVTSGPFAAIGALDGETLRDAADALADVRGAIDPDPDADIDVARGADDELDRRREQLSGARDLSDAAFDVLESVRDGSLRDFEALQSATIDHVAAETGVDRARVRAAAPDDALDAADFVSATLRDLEAELEAAVEEREATVAADIRARIGVEKTDDSGDANDGERGSSASDVSRAAAAVADAAFLLSLGRFAADRDLVRPRLVDDGIAVRNARSLFVSGDVQPVSYGVGPHSLADGAGVAATDAPPSGDRVSVLTGANSGGKTTLLETLCAVALLASMGLPVPADAAEVGPFDRIVFHRRHASFNAGVLESTLKSVVPPLVEDGRTLMLVDEFEAITEPGRAADLLNGLVTLTVDRGALGVYVTHLADDLSPLPEAARIDGIFAEGLTGDLELRVDYQPRFGTVGKSTPEFIVSRLVANASDRGVRAGFEHLAGAVGEEAVQRTLSDAEWSAGDE, encoded by the coding sequence ATGCGACTCGAGGACTACTGGGGGATCGGACCGAAGACGAGCGAGCAGCTCGCCGACTCCCTCGGTACTGAGCGGGCGATCGAGGCAATCGAGTCGGCCGACGTGCGCGCGCTCGTCGACGCCGGACTCCACCGCGGCCGTGCGACCCGGATCCTCCGCCGGGCGAACGGCGAGGCCGGGATGAACGTGCTCGCGACGAGCGACACGCGTTCCGTGTACGACGACCTCCTCGCGTTGGCGGCCGGCGAGGCGTTGACTGCGCACGCAGCTGACCGAATTCGTGTGCTGACGCCGCTCTCAGACCGTGACGCCGTGGAGACGCGCCTCGACGACGTCACGGCCGCACGCGAGACGTGGGCCGGACTCGACGACGGTGCGCGCGAGCGCGTCGTCGCGGCCTTCGACGCGTACGACGAGGCGAGGGGAGGGGACCGCGCCGCGGTCGAGACGGCGATCGCCTTGCGGGAGGAAGCGGTTACATCCGGACCCTTCGCGGCGATCGGCGCGCTCGACGGCGAGACGCTTCGCGACGCGGCCGACGCGCTCGCCGACGTTCGCGGCGCGATCGACCCCGACCCGGACGCCGACATCGACGTGGCTCGCGGCGCTGACGACGAACTGGACCGGCGGCGCGAGCAGCTCTCGGGCGCGCGCGACCTGTCGGACGCCGCGTTCGACGTGTTGGAATCGGTCAGAGACGGCTCCCTGCGAGACTTCGAGGCCCTGCAGTCGGCGACGATCGACCACGTCGCCGCGGAGACCGGCGTCGACAGGGCACGGGTGCGGGCGGCCGCGCCCGACGACGCGCTCGACGCCGCCGACTTCGTCTCCGCCACGCTCCGCGACCTCGAAGCGGAGTTGGAGGCGGCCGTCGAGGAGCGCGAGGCGACCGTGGCCGCCGACATCCGAGCGCGGATCGGCGTGGAGAAGACAGACGACAGCGGAGACGCAAACGACGGCGAGCGCGGCAGCAGCGCGAGCGACGTGTCCCGCGCGGCCGCGGCGGTAGCGGACGCCGCGTTCCTGCTGTCGCTCGGGCGGTTCGCGGCCGACCGGGACCTCGTTCGGCCGCGGCTCGTCGACGACGGGATCGCGGTCAGAAATGCTCGTAGCCTCTTCGTCTCCGGAGACGTTCAGCCGGTGTCGTACGGGGTCGGGCCTCACTCGCTCGCGGACGGCGCGGGCGTCGCGGCGACAGACGCGCCGCCGAGCGGCGACCGGGTGAGCGTACTCACAGGGGCGAACTCCGGCGGAAAGACGACGCTGCTTGAAACCCTGTGTGCGGTCGCACTGCTCGCGTCGATGGGACTCCCGGTGCCGGCGGACGCGGCCGAAGTAGGCCCGTTCGACCGGATCGTCTTCCACCGGCGGCACGCCTCGTTTAACGCCGGCGTGCTGGAGTCGACGCTGAAGTCCGTGGTCCCGCCGCTCGTCGAGGACGGACGGACGCTCATGCTTGTCGACGAGTTCGAGGCGATCACGGAGCCGGGCCGCGCCGCCGACCTGCTGAACGGCCTCGTCACGCTCACCGTCGACCGCGGCGCGCTCGGCGTGTACGTGACGCACCTCGCGGACGATCTCAGTCCGCTGCCCGAGGCCGCCCGAATCGACGGGATCTTCGCGGAGGGGCTCACCGGCGACCTCGAGTTGCGCGTCGATTACCAGCCGCGGTTCGGCACCGTCGGGAAGTCGACGCCGGAGTTCATCGTTTCGCGGCTCGTCGCGAACGCGAGCGACCGGGGAGTCCGCGCGGGGTTCGAACACCTCGCCGGTGCCGTCGGTGAGGAGGCGGTCCAGCGAACCCTCTCGGACGCCGAGTGGTCGGCGGGCGACGAGTGA
- the proC gene encoding pyrroline-5-carboxylate reductase has product MTRVSVIGCGNMGGALLRGLARTDGYHLTAIDLDPEARASVADAVDETTDDVDAGTADADIVVLAVKPDIAEPVLADLDLDANQQLVTLAAGLPREFVAERTAATVVRIMPNLAAETGDMAAAATTDGLTDEIRDLLDAVGEFVEVDESLMDIATAVNGSGPAFAFYLIDAMKQGGIDGGLDPEQAETLAAQTFKGAAETVLRDDRSVDELIDAVCSPNGTTIEGMEVLWDSDADAAVADAVAAAEERSKELAEAFDDE; this is encoded by the coding sequence ATGACACGCGTAAGCGTTATCGGCTGTGGCAACATGGGGGGTGCCCTCCTGCGCGGGCTCGCCCGGACCGACGGCTATCACCTGACCGCGATCGACCTCGATCCCGAGGCGCGCGCGAGCGTCGCGGACGCGGTCGATGAGACGACGGACGACGTCGACGCGGGCACGGCAGACGCCGACATCGTCGTCTTGGCGGTGAAACCCGACATCGCCGAGCCGGTGCTCGCCGACCTCGACCTCGACGCGAACCAGCAGCTCGTGACACTGGCCGCGGGACTCCCCCGCGAGTTCGTGGCCGAGCGGACGGCGGCGACCGTGGTTCGGATCATGCCCAACCTCGCGGCCGAGACCGGCGACATGGCCGCGGCGGCGACGACGGACGGACTCACGGACGAGATCAGAGACCTGCTGGACGCCGTCGGCGAGTTCGTCGAGGTGGACGAGTCGCTGATGGACATCGCGACGGCGGTCAACGGGAGCGGTCCCGCGTTCGCGTTCTACCTCATCGACGCGATGAAACAGGGCGGGATCGACGGCGGGCTCGACCCGGAGCAGGCCGAGACGCTCGCCGCACAGACGTTCAAGGGGGCCGCGGAGACGGTCCTCCGCGACGACCGGAGCGTGGACGAGCTGATCGACGCGGTCTGCTCGCCCAACGGGACGACCATCGAAGGGATGGAGGTGCTCTGGGACAGCGACGCCGACGCGGCGGTCGCAGACGCCGTAGCGGCGGCCGAAGAGCGCTCGAAGGAACTGGCGGAGGCGTTCGATGACGAGTGA